The following proteins are co-located in the Pseudomonadales bacterium genome:
- a CDS encoding GTP-binding protein, with translation MSLLSQSQLDEEVSKRKTFAIISHPDAGKTTITEKLILLGQLIQVAGTVKGKKNTAHATSDWMTMEQERGISVTSSVMQFPYNDRLVNLLDTPGHEDFSEDTYRTLTAVDSALMVVDGAKGVEERTIKLMNVCRLRNTPIFSFVNKLDRDVRDGIDLLDEIEQVLGIQAAPINWPVGMGKEFKGVYNLYTDTYHVYTQQGGHVIPDDIRIQGLMSDEAKQLLGVYHEDFVEEVELVRGASHEFDLQEYLAGRMTPVFFGTALANFGVKEMLDDFVE, from the coding sequence ATGTCTTTACTCTCACAATCGCAATTAGATGAAGAAGTCTCAAAACGCAAAACTTTTGCGATTATTTCTCACCCGGACGCAGGCAAAACCACGATCACTGAGAAGCTGATTTTGCTGGGGCAGCTGATTCAAGTTGCAGGCACGGTAAAAGGTAAAAAGAATACAGCGCATGCGACCTCAGATTGGATGACCATGGAACAAGAACGGGGCATATCGGTCACCTCCTCAGTCATGCAGTTTCCTTATAATGATCGCTTGGTCAATTTGCTCGATACACCTGGACACGAAGATTTTTCTGAAGATACCTATCGTACCTTAACCGCGGTTGATTCGGCACTCATGGTGGTTGACGGGGCTAAGGGTGTTGAAGAGAGAACGATCAAGCTGATGAACGTCTGTCGCCTGCGCAATACGCCGATTTTTAGCTTTGTGAACAAATTAGACCGTGATGTTCGTGATGGTATTGATTTACTGGATGAAATTGAACAAGTGCTGGGCATACAAGCGGCGCCTATTAACTGGCCCGTTGGTATGGGCAAAGAGTTTAAGGGTGTATATAACCTCTACACCGATACCTATCATGTATATACCCAGCAAGGTGGTCATGTAATTCCAGATGATATTCGTATCCAAGGCTTAATGTCGGATGAAGCGAAGCAGCTGCTTGGCGTTTATCATGAAGACTTTGTTGAAGAAGTTGAGCTAGTGCGAGGCGCTAGCCATGAATTTGATTTACAAGAATATCTAGCAGGGCGGATGACACCGGTATTTTTCGGCACCGCCTTAGCGAATTTTGGCGTGAAAGAAATGTTAGATGATTTTGTTGAATG